In one Polaribacter sp. ALD11 genomic region, the following are encoded:
- a CDS encoding cysteine desulfurase family protein — protein MNAIYLDNAATTNIYKEVIEVMQISMTENLGNPSSIHQFGRKAKSSVETARKNIAKHFNVSAAEIIFTSSGTEADNLILHNAVLNLGVTKIITSKIEHHAVLHTCEFLQKSRSITVEYVKVDAFGTIDILHLESLLKASEEKTLVSLMMLNNEIGNMLPMNDIANLCKRNDALFHSDTVQAIGHYTIDLQKTMLDFMVASAHKFHGPKGVGFAFFRKGFGILPMLHGGDQEKGARSSTENVHAILGMDKALSIAYDVLQKDKDYIESLKVYFISELKKISEDIQFNGLSEDLERSGYTILSVRFPVKNEMLLFSLDLAGIAVSGGSACQSGSNKGSHVLSELLFNGEEDKTSIRFSFSKFTKKEDLDFTVLKLKELL, from the coding sequence CAAATATTTACAAAGAAGTTATAGAGGTAATGCAAATTTCTATGACAGAGAATTTAGGAAACCCTTCTTCGATACATCAATTTGGTCGAAAAGCAAAGTCTTCTGTAGAAACTGCACGAAAAAATATTGCAAAGCATTTTAATGTTTCTGCAGCAGAAATTATTTTTACTTCTAGCGGAACAGAAGCAGACAATTTAATTTTGCACAATGCTGTTTTAAATTTAGGGGTAACTAAAATTATTACTTCAAAAATTGAACATCATGCTGTTTTACACACTTGTGAGTTCTTACAGAAAAGTAGAAGTATTACAGTAGAATATGTAAAGGTAGATGCATTTGGTACTATCGATATTCTCCACTTAGAATCTTTGTTAAAAGCATCTGAAGAAAAAACATTGGTAAGTTTAATGATGCTTAATAATGAAATAGGGAATATGCTTCCTATGAATGATATAGCTAATTTATGTAAGCGAAATGATGCTTTGTTTCATTCAGATACTGTGCAAGCAATAGGTCATTACACTATCGATTTACAAAAAACAATGCTAGATTTTATGGTTGCGAGTGCACATAAATTCCATGGGCCAAAAGGAGTTGGTTTTGCTTTCTTTAGAAAAGGATTTGGTATTTTACCAATGCTTCATGGTGGCGATCAGGAAAAAGGAGCAAGGTCTAGTACAGAAAATGTACATGCTATTTTAGGAATGGATAAAGCTTTAAGTATCGCGTATGATGTACTTCAAAAAGATAAAGATTATATAGAAAGTTTAAAGGTTTATTTTATTTCTGAATTGAAAAAAATATCAGAAGACATTCAATTTAATGGTCTTTCAGAAGATTTAGAGAGAAGTGGTTACACTATTTTAAGTGTTCGTTTTCCTGTAAAAAATGAAATGCTATTGTTTAGTCTAGATTTGGCAGGAATTGCTGTTTCTGGTGGAAGTGCATGCCAAAGTGGAAGTAACAAAGGTTCTCATGTATTATCTGAGCTATTATTTAATGGAGAAGAAGATAAGACTTCTATTCGTTTTTCTTTCTCTAAATTCACTAAAAAGGAAGATTTAGATTTTACTGTTTTAAAATTAAAAGAGCTGTTGTAA